In Solidesulfovibrio fructosivorans JJ], one DNA window encodes the following:
- the cysK gene encoding cysteine synthase A, with translation MRIADEMTQLTGHTPMVWLTRLAEGCVARVAAKLESFNPCSSVKDRIGVAMIQAAERDGRVRPGTVIVEPTSGNTGVGLAFMCAVRGYKLVLTMPESMSVERRALLRGFGAELILTPAAQGMRGAVTRAEELVAELPDAFMPMQFSNPANPEAHYRTTGVEIWEDTDGLVDIFVAGVGTGGTLTGVAKALKERKPAVRAVAVEPATSPVLSGGKPGLHAIQGIGAGFVPEVLDMGVVDEVFPVENEAAITTAKCLMREEGILCGISSGANAQAAISIARRPENAGKIVVFVVCDTGERYLSTPLFAEEA, from the coding sequence ATGCGTATTGCCGACGAGATGACGCAACTGACGGGCCATACCCCCATGGTCTGGCTGACCCGGCTGGCCGAGGGCTGCGTGGCCCGGGTGGCGGCCAAGCTCGAATCGTTCAATCCTTGCTCCTCGGTCAAGGACCGCATCGGCGTGGCCATGATCCAGGCCGCCGAGCGCGACGGCCGCGTACGCCCCGGCACGGTCATCGTCGAACCCACCTCGGGCAACACCGGCGTCGGGCTGGCCTTTATGTGCGCCGTTCGCGGCTACAAGCTCGTCCTGACCATGCCGGAGTCCATGAGCGTGGAACGCCGGGCGCTTTTGCGCGGCTTCGGGGCCGAACTGATCCTGACCCCGGCGGCCCAGGGCATGCGCGGGGCCGTGACCCGGGCCGAGGAACTCGTGGCCGAGCTGCCCGACGCCTTCATGCCCATGCAGTTTTCCAACCCGGCCAACCCCGAAGCCCATTACCGGACGACCGGCGTCGAAATCTGGGAAGACACCGACGGGCTGGTGGACATCTTCGTGGCCGGCGTGGGCACCGGCGGGACGCTGACGGGCGTGGCCAAGGCGCTCAAAGAGCGCAAGCCGGCGGTGCGGGCCGTGGCCGTGGAGCCCGCCACCTCGCCCGTGCTTTCCGGCGGCAAGCCGGGACTGCACGCCATCCAGGGCATCGGGGCCGGATTCGTGCCCGAAGTGCTGGACATGGGCGTGGTCGACGAGGTCTTTCCCGTGGAAAACGAGGCCGCCATCACCACGGCCAAATGCCTCATGCGCGAGGAAGGCATTTTGTGCGGCATCTCGTCGGGCGCCAACGCCCAGGCGGCGATCAGCATCGCCAGGCGCCCGGAAAACGCCGGCAAGATCGTCGTGTTCGTGGTGTGCGACACCGGCGAACGCTACCTGTCCACACCGCTTTTCGCCGAGGAGGCCTGA
- a CDS encoding adenylate/guanylate cyclase domain-containing protein, whose protein sequence is MHFKPVFYVCLLLAAVTAGLFFSSLEPAKRVDAWNSDLWHVIAGKRHEPARVAVALLDDEALAAEPDRPLVFWGPLYAKILATLRKVGVAAVGLDIQPALSPVTWMDMIGSDASRDFDRDFMLELAKGKVILAASVSTESGEPAFSLPAADYLIALPGHEADLGLTNVPLDRDGVVRRFAPALYSKGEPRLSFAAALAQKADPKAPGLAGIDTTAALAPRPIAFSGPPETFKHISFARLLAKDAADDPEVKALAGKVVILGIDIHGAHDRLASPYSLPLFGAPKEFMPGPEIHANIVEALLTGRSLKTMGRIPAAALWLPFLVLCALACAKLGPGRSVLATMGCGLASFGLGYGLFRTGWLMPLAGLDIGLTLTWAGANAMRLTRGEREKAHIRHAFGKYVSEAAIAGILKSGQPPAPGGSLATVTILFSDIRNFTTLSEKLSAQEVVELLNAYFSKVCDIILAHGGMIDKFIGDAVMAVFGAPLADPTHARQALATALGMVDAAREFQGWMRQRFPKLGDWEFRIGVGLHSGPAVVGNIGSRQRLDFTVIGDTVNTASRLEGFTKVMGCPVVASRTTVDLAGPGILTGRAEQAQVKGKSEPVPALEILGLADQ, encoded by the coding sequence ATGCATTTCAAACCAGTTTTTTATGTCTGCCTGCTCCTCGCCGCCGTGACGGCGGGGCTGTTTTTTTCCTCGCTGGAGCCGGCCAAACGCGTCGACGCCTGGAACTCGGATCTGTGGCACGTCATTGCCGGCAAGCGCCACGAGCCCGCGCGCGTGGCCGTGGCCCTGCTCGACGACGAGGCGCTGGCCGCCGAACCGGACCGACCGCTGGTCTTTTGGGGACCGCTGTACGCGAAGATCCTGGCCACACTGCGCAAGGTGGGCGTGGCGGCTGTGGGCCTGGACATCCAGCCGGCCCTTTCGCCGGTCACCTGGATGGACATGATCGGGTCCGATGCCAGCCGCGACTTCGACCGCGACTTCATGCTGGAGCTGGCCAAGGGCAAGGTCATCCTGGCCGCCAGCGTCTCCACCGAGTCCGGCGAACCGGCCTTCAGCCTGCCGGCGGCCGATTACCTGATCGCCCTGCCCGGGCACGAGGCGGACCTTGGGCTCACCAACGTGCCGCTCGACCGCGACGGCGTGGTGCGCCGCTTCGCCCCGGCGCTCTATTCCAAGGGGGAGCCCAGGCTGTCCTTCGCCGCCGCCCTGGCCCAAAAAGCCGATCCCAAGGCCCCGGGACTGGCCGGCATCGATACGACAGCGGCACTGGCCCCGCGCCCCATTGCCTTTTCCGGTCCGCCCGAAACCTTCAAGCACATAAGCTTTGCCAGGCTCCTGGCCAAGGACGCGGCCGACGATCCCGAAGTGAAGGCGCTGGCCGGCAAGGTGGTCATCCTCGGCATCGACATCCACGGCGCCCACGACCGGCTGGCCTCGCCCTACTCCCTGCCGCTTTTCGGCGCGCCCAAGGAGTTCATGCCCGGCCCGGAAATCCACGCCAACATCGTGGAAGCGCTTTTGACCGGTCGCAGCCTCAAGACCATGGGCCGCATCCCCGCCGCCGCCCTATGGCTGCCGTTTCTGGTTCTTTGCGCCCTGGCCTGCGCCAAGCTCGGCCCCGGCCGGTCGGTGCTGGCGACCATGGGTTGCGGCCTGGCCTCGTTCGGGCTGGGCTACGGCCTTTTTCGCACGGGCTGGCTTATGCCCCTGGCCGGGCTCGACATCGGGCTCACGCTGACCTGGGCCGGAGCCAATGCCATGCGGCTGACGCGCGGCGAACGCGAAAAGGCCCACATCCGCCACGCCTTCGGCAAATACGTGTCCGAGGCGGCCATCGCCGGCATCCTCAAAAGCGGCCAGCCCCCGGCCCCGGGCGGATCGCTGGCCACGGTCACCATCCTTTTTTCCGACATCCGCAATTTCACGACCTTGAGCGAGAAGCTCTCGGCGCAGGAAGTCGTCGAGCTGCTAAACGCCTACTTCTCCAAGGTCTGCGACATCATCCTGGCCCACGGCGGCATGATCGACAAATTCATCGGCGACGCGGTCATGGCCGTGTTCGGCGCGCCCCTGGCCGATCCCACCCACGCCCGGCAGGCCCTGGCCACGGCGCTCGGCATGGTGGACGCGGCCCGGGAATTCCAGGGCTGGATGCGGCAACGCTTCCCCAAGCTCGGGGACTGGGAATTCCGCATCGGCGTGGGACTCCATAGCGGCCCGGCCGTCGTCGGCAACATCGGCTCGCGCCAGCGTCTCGATTTCACGGTCATCGGCGACACCGTCAACACCGCCTCGCGCCTGGAAGGCTTCACCAAGGTCATGGGCTGCCCGGTGGTGGCCAGCCGGACCACCGTCGATCTGGCCGGTCCCGGCATCTTGACGGGACGCGCCGAACAAGCCCAAGTGAAAGGCAAGAGCGAACCCGTGCCGGCCCTGGAAATCCTCGGGCTGGCCGACCAATAA